The following DNA comes from Anopheles arabiensis isolate DONGOLA chromosome 3, AaraD3, whole genome shotgun sequence.
GTTCATCTCTATGCGATCCGTATACAATAATGTCATCGATGTAATTCAAGCATCCTTCACAGCCTGTAAGAATTTGTTCCATAGTTTTCTGGAACAGCTCTGGTGCACAGTTTATCCCAAACATAAGTCTGGTGTAACGGAACAACCCTCTACGTGTGATGAACGTAGTAATCCCCCGagattgttttgaaatttcTACCTAAAATGAAACTCATTAGGATTAGTTTCTGGTATAATATATTTCGATTGAGTTATAAGCAACGTAATTCAAATAGATTAGGTTaacaaaagaatttaaatCGCAATCAATCCTTAATCAACCTTCGTTTGCACTAACCTGGTGGAAAGCATTTTTAATGTCCAGACGGGAAAATACCTTTGCCTTAGCCATATGTGGTAAGAAGTCCTCAAAAGTAGGTAGTGGATGATTTTCTCTCTCAACCGCCTCGTTAGCGCGCCGCATATCTACACATATGCGAACATCGTTGTTTCCTTTAGGGACAACTACTACAGGTGATACCCGCTTAGATGGCTCATTTACTTGCTCGATAACTCCCTGAATCAGTAGTTCATCCAGTTTTTTATCGACTAGTTTTTCCAAGGCAACCGGTATTCGACGGTATGGCTGAGCGACAGCTACTGAACCTGATTTTATTGGTATATCTACCACAACATTCTTCAAGGTCGACAGTTTATGGTTTTCGTTGTCAACCGTATTTACAGGAACGGTAATTTTCAACGCTCCCATGAGAGTAGCCGTATCACGCCCAATTAAAGTTTTGCCATCACCCTTCACAACATAGAAATCGGCAGTAGTTTCTGCTGAGCCTAAAGTAACTGTAGCAGTAAACACACCTACGAGCGGCAGTACCTGTCCGCCATATGCCTTGAGTGTAATTGTGGCATCACGGTGTTGATTTGATACAACAACATGTTGGGACTTTAGTTGCTCCCAGACAATTTGGCTGATTAAGTTGTATTTTGATCCCGAATCGATCATAGCGTTTATAGGGATACCACCTATTTTACAACACATTTCGCTGCTGTTATCATATGGCGTGAGATGGAAGACGTATTCCGTGGTATTGTTATCAATATGTTTCACTGTGTCATGTTTGTACTCTCTATTTCCAGCTTCTGTTGCCTCTCGTCGATATTTCTTGGTACCCTTGAAAGTCCTTTGTTCTGGGTTTTTAGTGCGACACCTCTTAGCGAAATGATTCATGCCGCCGCATTTACTACAAGTTTTTCCTTTGGCTGGGCATTTCTCGTCTTTGGCAAGATGTCCCATATAGCCACAACGATGGCAttgcatttgatttgtttcagCAAAAATTCTCTTTTTATGAACAGAATACCCATCAATTTTATTAACATCGTCAACTTGATGCTGACTTCCTATGAACGATTTTTCTTGATGAGCAACTGTTTCAAGAATTTTTGCTACACTCAATATTTTATCGAGATTAGCGTCGCCTAGTCTCAATAACTCTCTACGCAATGCAGCTGACTGACAGTTTTCAATAATCTGATCTCTAATATTTTCTTCTGTCTTGTCGCCATAGCCGCATCTTTCTGCTTGTATGCGTAATTTCACTATAAAAGTGTCAAAATTCTCTCCtggttgttgtttaatttgccGCAATAGGTGTCGTTCATAGGTGGGGTTTTGTCTCGGCAAgaagaaattatttaattttgctaCGGCCTCTTCGTAGCTGTTCATATTGGGGGTATATTGTTCAATATTTGAAAGAGGTCCTCGTTTCTCAATGCTTGGTAGTTCTGGCAGAGTTTCATAAATTTGTTGGACCTTTGGTCCCACAAAATGCAATAGTAGGTCTTTCTTCCACTCCTCATCATCAATTCGAGATGTTCGAAGCATGATTTCGAAAGatttaatccattttttccACTCATTTCCAAGGTTTTCTCGGTGACCCTCATAATTAAACGGTTGAGGCGTCAGCCCTGGGAAACGAAATAGATctgtaaaaataatacaacagAATTTAGTCATTCAGAAGAAATCAGACGTGTGCGTCTGTGAAATTCATGTAAATAGTCAAAATACATTAGGATTGTGTTTATTCACACATCCAAACATGCAGCTCTGCATTATGCATTAAGAGTTTGACAACACTGCATCACACTAACACTGGTGCAATAACATAATACTTATTGTAGAACACTTGATCTTTCAATcatcttattattattattattatttttattattattattatttttattattttttttatttttattattcagcGTTTAAGAAATTTTCAGGAAAAATCCCATCACGCACATTTGattgatttgctttttttataattcacATGTCTTTCCGTTTTTCTGCGTTTCATCCTCCATTTTGACAAAGATGCGCACTCATACATAAGCCATCCTTGCATGTATTAATACTCGACTTTGTGCCAAACACTCACATATGGATTTCCTGTTCCGACATGTTTTCCGAGTTCTGCATTCAAGCAAACAAAGGAACAATACTCATTCTTTGTTACACATAGATTCGGCGTTTAAGCGAAACTTGTTTCAACACGTTTACCGTATTCTGCATTAAAGCAAATTAACAAGGGAgcaatgttcatttttttttttaaccacaCTTTTCACTTGGATAGTCCTGCATTTAAGCAAATTTCCAATTGGCTTCATTTTTCATCAGCTTTTACGCAAGTCCGAATTGAATCGGGGTTCACTGCATTTAAgcaaattgcaatacaaatgtACTTTCAATcacattttccttctttcacATTTCCGAAGTAACAAAACGAAGTAAGCTTACCAATCGTATTCATTGTATCTTGCCGTCTGATTTTGTTCCACTGCTAGTtctctttatttctttttactcGTCGCCAAATGTAGTATCGTGATAAAACACGTCTTGACTCCTCGTAGTTCCACATGCGATTGCTCTTTATTGTTAATCCATCTTTCATCTGTCAAGCAGCATAACAAGGTTTATATATACAACGTATCTATAAGGTTGCTATACTACACAGGTCAAGTCTGATCTAGTTCACGCTACGATACTGTCACACCCAAAAACCGACGCACAATACTCATTAACTACAGACGCGTCCAATTACGCTGTAGGAGCCGTACTACAACAACATTACCAAGGGAAGTGTCAACCGTTGGCATTCTTTTCCAAACTAATATCTCCGACAGAACAAAGATACTCCACGTTCGACAGAGAGCTGTTAGCAATAGTCCTCAGTATAAAAAATTTTAGACATTTTTTAGAGGGAAGGTCATTTGTCATCTACACCGACCATAAACCACTCACGACAGCATTGACTTCGAAAGCTGAGAAGTCACCGCGACAAAATCGACACcttgattttatttctcaaTTCTCAAGTGACATACGGTACATAAGAGGAGACAGTGTCGCTGATGCTCTCTTGCGTTTAGGAGAAGCAGATGCCATAGAAGACCTAAACTATCAAGTTTTCTCCGACCATAAACGCTCTGATGAGCAATTGCAAAACTTATTAAACAACGAGAAATGTCATGACTCAAAATACAcgcttgaaaaaataaaacttggaGGAGCAGATTTGGTATTCGAGTTTTCGACAGGAAAAAACCGGCTCTACGTTCCCATGTCGTTACGAAAGGAAATTTTCGACGGCATTCACAACATTGCCCATCCAGGGATAAGAGTGTCGCGAAATATTATGTCGGAGAGATATTTTTGGCCAGCGATGAACAGTGTCGTAGCAAACTGGGTTAAGGCTTGTCTGGGGTGCCAGAAAGCAAAAGTAATTGTTGAATAAGTGCAACGCGCAAGAAGTCGATCCGCACATATGTAAACGACGACAAAGGATAAGCGGGACGTCGAATAAGCAAGAACGTCAGATGTTGAATAAACCTCGCTCTCTTTTGCTAAAACCTTCAACCAGACAACACGTGCGTAAGAATCCTCTTTGAATCGACAACTATTtaacaggttatgggcccagatCCACAAAAATGTCCGAAATCGTGAAAAATACCGGAATCGAACGACTGGTAGGACGAGAGAACTGGTCGACATGGAAATTCGCTGTGCAGACGTTTTTAGAAGTCGAAGACCTGTGGGACGCCGTCGAGCCTATTGTGAAAGCCGACGGAACAGTAGAGGCCGTGAATCCCGTAAAGGATAAGAAAGCGCGAGGTAGAATCATATTGCTGTTAGAACCGCATAATTATTATCATGTGAAAGATACACGAACGGCTCAAGAAGCTTGGAAGAAGCTGTGTGACGCGTTTGAAGAAACGGGCTTAGCACGAGAAGTTGGTCTGCTTTACAAGCTAATTAGAACCGACTTGGAGAGCTGTGGATCCATGGAACAGTATGCGAACAAAATGATTTCTACATGCCACCAATTAAACGCGATCGGTTTCACGATTGCAGAACGATTTGTTGGTGCGCTTCTCCTTGCTGGGTTGCCTGAACGTTATCAGCCGATGGTGATGGCATTAAAGAATTCAGGCACAGCTATAACGGGCGATTCGGTGAAAACGATTCTGTTGCAAGAGGAAGAAGATTCGACGcatgaaaaaatatgtgtCGTGAAACGTGATACACACAAGCTACGCGTAAAGAACCAGCCTAGAAGATTTGATCACAAAGGCCCCAAATGTTGGAAATGTCATAAATTTGGCCACATCGCTAGACAATGCGATGATCAATCTAATGCAAGATCGAATGCGTTTGGAGCGGTTCTGTTAAGTGTTGGTGAAGGTGCAGAGAGCGATTGGTATGTGGATTCTGGTGCCACGATGCATATGACACGTAACCTCAAACTCTTGGAAGCCGTGAAAGATAGAAGCGGAACGGTCCTGGCTGCGAATAATAGGACCATGCAGGTCAAAGCATGTGGCACTGCAAAACTTTATCCGGCTAAGAGTAGACAAGGGGGTATTCTACCGGTTCACGATGTTCACTATATTCCCAATCTTTCGATGAATTTGCTGTCGGTGTCACGAATAGTGCAAAAGGGGAATACAGTCGTGTTTGATAACGAAGGATGCCGAATAATGAATAGTGATGGCATTGTTATTGCGACTGGTGTGATGGAGAACGATTTGTTCAAGATAATCGAACGGAAATCGTGTGAACGAAATAAGGTACTGGCATGCTCAGATCATTCGATGGAAATATGGCATAAGCGGTTGGGCCATATGAATGCAAGCAACCTGAGAAAGATGGCCAATGGTGTCGTGAATGGTATGCAAATGAACGGAAAAGAT
Coding sequences within:
- the LOC120904900 gene encoding uncharacterized protein K02A2.6-like isoform X1; protein product: MTKFCCIIFTDLFRFPGLTPQPFNYEGHRENLGNEWKKWIKSFEIMLRTSRIDDEEWKKDLLLHFVGPKVQQIYETLPELPSIEKRGPLSNIEQYTPNMNSYEEAVAKLNNFFLPRQNPTYERHLLRQIKQQPGENFDTFIVKLRIQAERCGYGDKTEENIRDQIIENCQSAALRRELLRLGDANLDKILSVAKILETVAHQEKSFIGSQHQVDDVNKIDGYSVHKKRIFAETNQMQCHRCGYMGHLAKDEKCPAKGKTCSKCGGMNHFAKRCRTKNPEQRTFKGTKKYRREATEAGNREYKHDTVKHIDNNTTEYVFHLTPYDNSSEMCCKIGGIPINAMIDSGSKYNLISQIVWEQLKSQHVVVSNQHRDATITLKAYGGQVLPLVGVFTATVTLGSAETTADFYVVKGDGKTLIGRDTATLMGALKITVPVNTVDNENHKLSTLKNVVVDIPIKSGSVAVAQPYRRIPVALEKLVDKKLDELLIQGVIEQVNEPSKRVSPVVVVPKGNNDVRICVDMRRANEAVERENHPLPTFEDFLPHMAKAKVFSRLDIKNAFHQVEISKQSRGITTFITRRGLFRYTRLMFGINCAPELFQKTMEQILTGCEGCLNYIDDIIVYGSHRDEHDKRLTKVLQRLKEWNVVLNADKCVYGVSETRILGHVISAEGVKPDKDKLNAIRNFRAPKSAEEVRSFLGLVNYVGKFIPDMATITHPLRQLTVEKEKFVWKSEHHSAFEKLKSFMISPSTLGFF
- the LOC120904900 gene encoding uncharacterized protein K02A2.6-like isoform X2, which gives rise to MNTIDLFRFPGLTPQPFNYEGHRENLGNEWKKWIKSFEIMLRTSRIDDEEWKKDLLLHFVGPKVQQIYETLPELPSIEKRGPLSNIEQYTPNMNSYEEAVAKLNNFFLPRQNPTYERHLLRQIKQQPGENFDTFIVKLRIQAERCGYGDKTEENIRDQIIENCQSAALRRELLRLGDANLDKILSVAKILETVAHQEKSFIGSQHQVDDVNKIDGYSVHKKRIFAETNQMQCHRCGYMGHLAKDEKCPAKGKTCSKCGGMNHFAKRCRTKNPEQRTFKGTKKYRREATEAGNREYKHDTVKHIDNNTTEYVFHLTPYDNSSEMCCKIGGIPINAMIDSGSKYNLISQIVWEQLKSQHVVVSNQHRDATITLKAYGGQVLPLVGVFTATVTLGSAETTADFYVVKGDGKTLIGRDTATLMGALKITVPVNTVDNENHKLSTLKNVVVDIPIKSGSVAVAQPYRRIPVALEKLVDKKLDELLIQGVIEQVNEPSKRVSPVVVVPKGNNDVRICVDMRRANEAVERENHPLPTFEDFLPHMAKAKVFSRLDIKNAFHQVEISKQSRGITTFITRRGLFRYTRLMFGINCAPELFQKTMEQILTGCEGCLNYIDDIIVYGSHRDEHDKRLTKVLQRLKEWNVVLNADKCVYGVSETRILGHVISAEGVKPDKDKLNAIRNFRAPKSAEEVRSFLGLVNYVGKFIPDMATITHPLRQLTVEKEKFVWKSEHHSAFEKLKSFMISPSTLGFF